A single genomic interval of Struthio camelus isolate bStrCam1 chromosome 9, bStrCam1.hap1, whole genome shotgun sequence harbors:
- the SAG gene encoding S-arrestin isoform X2 — MHLYHLSSLRCEALLQLYVASFVFDSPEQEPSRQKSFICPQSDPSLAMSCPESQKAASGKNASSPPKQVIFKKSTRDKALTIYLGKRDFIDHIRSVESVDGVVLVDPALIKGRKVYVTLTCAFRYGQEDIDVIGLTFRRDLFFSRVQVYPPADKPETLSHLQESLLKKLGKNAYPFLFTFPDYLPCSVCLQPAPRDVDKTCGVDFEVKAFSTENVEERTHKRSSARLLIRKVQYAPEERGPQPCAETTWQFFMSNKPLHLKACLSKEVYYHGEPIPVTITVTNSTEKTVKKIKVTVEQVANVVLYSSDYYTKVVAAEEAQEKVQPNSSLTKTLTLLPLLANNRATREIALDGKLKDEDTNLASSTIIKDGIDKTVMGILVSYKVRVKLTVSGMLGDFTSSEVGTELPFRLMHPKPEDKNTTVKQSWYLRSLLVSS; from the exons ATGCATCTTTATCACCTATCCAGCCTGCGTTGTGAAGCACTCCTCCAACTCTACGTGGCCAGCTTTGTTTTTGACAGTCCAGAACAG GAACCCTCGAGGCAGAAAAGCTTCATTTGCCCACAGTCAGACCCATCTTTGGCCATGAGCTGCCCCGAATCTCAAAAGGCGGCGAGTGGGAAGAATGCCAGTTCCCCGCCAAAACAAGTTATCTTCAAGAAAAGCACCCGTGACAAAGCT CTGACCATTTATCTGGGAAAGCGTGACTTCATTGACCACATAAGGAGTGTGGAGTCTGTAG atgGTGTTGTATTGGTGGACCCTGCACTTATCAAGGGGAGAAAAG TGTACGTGACGCTGACCTGCGCTTTCCGCTACGGCCAGGAAGACATTGATGTGATCGGCCTCACCTTCCGCAGGGACCTCTTCTTCTCTAGGGTCCAGGTGTACCCGCCTGCTGACAAGCCAGAGACGCTCTCCCACTTGCAGGAATCTCTGTTAAAGAAGCTGGGCAAAAATGCTTACCCCTTTCTTTTTACA TTTCCAGATTACCTGCCTTGTTCAGTCTGCTTGCAGCCTGCACCTCGTGATGTTGATAAG ACCTGCGGGGTGGACTTTGAGGTGAAGGCTTTCTCGACAGAGAACGTGGAAGAGAGGACTCACAAGAG GAGCTCAGCGCGCCTGTTGATCCGTAAGGTACAGTATGCTCCGGAAGAGCGGGGACCTCAACCGTGTGCGGAGACTACCTGGCAGTTCTTCATGTCTAACAAGCCCTTGCACTTGAAAGCATGCCTCAGTAAAGAG GTGTACTACCATGGTGAGCCCATTCCAGTCACTATCACCGTCAccaacagcacagagaaaacGGTCAAGAAGATCAAAGTGACAg tggagcaggttgccaaTGTCGTTTTGTACTCAAGTGACTACTATACAAAAGTAGTAGCTGCAGAGGAAGCGCA GGAGAAGGTGCAGCCAAACAGCAGCCTCACCAAGACACTGACGCTTTTGCCCTTGCTAGCAAACAACCGGGCGACCCGAGAAATAGCCCTGGATGGAAAGCTAAAGGATGAAGACACCAACTTGGCTTCTAGTACCAT CATTAAGGATGGAATAGACAAGACGGTGATGGGGATTCTGGTTTCCTACAAGGTCAGAGTGAAGCTCACTGTCTCAGG CATGCTGGGAGACTTCACCTCCAG TGAGGTGGGCACAGAGCTGCCATTTCGTCTCATGCACCCCAAACCTGAGGATAAGAACACAACAG TGAAGCAGAGCTGGTATTTGAGGAGTTTGCTCGTCAGCAGCTAA
- the SAG gene encoding S-arrestin isoform X5: MSCPESQKAASGKNASSPPKQVIFKKSTRDKALTIYLGKRDFIDHIRSVESVDGVVLVDPALIKGRKVYVTLTCAFRYGQEDIDVIGLTFRRDLFFSRVQVYPPADKPETLSHLQESLLKKLGKNAYPFLFTFPDYLPCSVCLQPAPRDVDKTCGVDFEVKAFSTENVEERTHKRSSARLLIRKVQYAPEERGPQPCAETTWQFFMSNKPLHLKACLSKEVYYHGEPIPVTITVTNSTEKTVKKIKVTVEQVANVVLYSSDYYTKVVAAEEAQEKVQPNSSLTKTLTLLPLLANNRATREIALDGKLKDEDTNLASSTIIKDGIDKTVMGILVSYKVRVKLTVSGMLGDFTSSEVGTELPFRLMHPKPEDKNTTGI; this comes from the exons ATGAGCTGCCCCGAATCTCAAAAGGCGGCGAGTGGGAAGAATGCCAGTTCCCCGCCAAAACAAGTTATCTTCAAGAAAAGCACCCGTGACAAAGCT CTGACCATTTATCTGGGAAAGCGTGACTTCATTGACCACATAAGGAGTGTGGAGTCTGTAG atgGTGTTGTATTGGTGGACCCTGCACTTATCAAGGGGAGAAAAG TGTACGTGACGCTGACCTGCGCTTTCCGCTACGGCCAGGAAGACATTGATGTGATCGGCCTCACCTTCCGCAGGGACCTCTTCTTCTCTAGGGTCCAGGTGTACCCGCCTGCTGACAAGCCAGAGACGCTCTCCCACTTGCAGGAATCTCTGTTAAAGAAGCTGGGCAAAAATGCTTACCCCTTTCTTTTTACA TTTCCAGATTACCTGCCTTGTTCAGTCTGCTTGCAGCCTGCACCTCGTGATGTTGATAAG ACCTGCGGGGTGGACTTTGAGGTGAAGGCTTTCTCGACAGAGAACGTGGAAGAGAGGACTCACAAGAG GAGCTCAGCGCGCCTGTTGATCCGTAAGGTACAGTATGCTCCGGAAGAGCGGGGACCTCAACCGTGTGCGGAGACTACCTGGCAGTTCTTCATGTCTAACAAGCCCTTGCACTTGAAAGCATGCCTCAGTAAAGAG GTGTACTACCATGGTGAGCCCATTCCAGTCACTATCACCGTCAccaacagcacagagaaaacGGTCAAGAAGATCAAAGTGACAg tggagcaggttgccaaTGTCGTTTTGTACTCAAGTGACTACTATACAAAAGTAGTAGCTGCAGAGGAAGCGCA GGAGAAGGTGCAGCCAAACAGCAGCCTCACCAAGACACTGACGCTTTTGCCCTTGCTAGCAAACAACCGGGCGACCCGAGAAATAGCCCTGGATGGAAAGCTAAAGGATGAAGACACCAACTTGGCTTCTAGTACCAT CATTAAGGATGGAATAGACAAGACGGTGATGGGGATTCTGGTTTCCTACAAGGTCAGAGTGAAGCTCACTGTCTCAGG CATGCTGGGAGACTTCACCTCCAG TGAGGTGGGCACAGAGCTGCCATTTCGTCTCATGCACCCCAAACCTGAGGATAAGAACACAACAG GTATCTGA
- the SAG gene encoding S-arrestin isoform X1 gives MHLYHLSSLRCEALLQLYVASFVFDSPEQEPSRQKSFICPQSDPSLAMSCPESQKAASGKNASSPPKQVIFKKSTRDKALTIYLGKRDFIDHIRSVESVDGVVLVDPALIKGRKVYVTLTCAFRYGQEDIDVIGLTFRRDLFFSRVQVYPPADKPETLSHLQESLLKKLGKNAYPFLFTFPDYLPCSVCLQPAPRDVDKTCGVDFEVKAFSTENVEERTHKRSSARLLIRKVQYAPEERGPQPCAETTWQFFMSNKPLHLKACLSKEVYYHGEPIPVTITVTNSTEKTVKKIKVTVEQVANVVLYSSDYYTKVVAAEEAQEKVQPNSSLTKTLTLLPLLANNRATREIALDGKLKDEDTNLASSTIIKDGIDKTVMGILVSYKVRVKLTVSGMLGDFTSSEVGTELPFRLMHPKPEDKNTTGPCWGKCDPLHCALFHSRLLCPFYLSASGIGSTHHSE, from the exons ATGCATCTTTATCACCTATCCAGCCTGCGTTGTGAAGCACTCCTCCAACTCTACGTGGCCAGCTTTGTTTTTGACAGTCCAGAACAG GAACCCTCGAGGCAGAAAAGCTTCATTTGCCCACAGTCAGACCCATCTTTGGCCATGAGCTGCCCCGAATCTCAAAAGGCGGCGAGTGGGAAGAATGCCAGTTCCCCGCCAAAACAAGTTATCTTCAAGAAAAGCACCCGTGACAAAGCT CTGACCATTTATCTGGGAAAGCGTGACTTCATTGACCACATAAGGAGTGTGGAGTCTGTAG atgGTGTTGTATTGGTGGACCCTGCACTTATCAAGGGGAGAAAAG TGTACGTGACGCTGACCTGCGCTTTCCGCTACGGCCAGGAAGACATTGATGTGATCGGCCTCACCTTCCGCAGGGACCTCTTCTTCTCTAGGGTCCAGGTGTACCCGCCTGCTGACAAGCCAGAGACGCTCTCCCACTTGCAGGAATCTCTGTTAAAGAAGCTGGGCAAAAATGCTTACCCCTTTCTTTTTACA TTTCCAGATTACCTGCCTTGTTCAGTCTGCTTGCAGCCTGCACCTCGTGATGTTGATAAG ACCTGCGGGGTGGACTTTGAGGTGAAGGCTTTCTCGACAGAGAACGTGGAAGAGAGGACTCACAAGAG GAGCTCAGCGCGCCTGTTGATCCGTAAGGTACAGTATGCTCCGGAAGAGCGGGGACCTCAACCGTGTGCGGAGACTACCTGGCAGTTCTTCATGTCTAACAAGCCCTTGCACTTGAAAGCATGCCTCAGTAAAGAG GTGTACTACCATGGTGAGCCCATTCCAGTCACTATCACCGTCAccaacagcacagagaaaacGGTCAAGAAGATCAAAGTGACAg tggagcaggttgccaaTGTCGTTTTGTACTCAAGTGACTACTATACAAAAGTAGTAGCTGCAGAGGAAGCGCA GGAGAAGGTGCAGCCAAACAGCAGCCTCACCAAGACACTGACGCTTTTGCCCTTGCTAGCAAACAACCGGGCGACCCGAGAAATAGCCCTGGATGGAAAGCTAAAGGATGAAGACACCAACTTGGCTTCTAGTACCAT CATTAAGGATGGAATAGACAAGACGGTGATGGGGATTCTGGTTTCCTACAAGGTCAGAGTGAAGCTCACTGTCTCAGG CATGCTGGGAGACTTCACCTCCAG TGAGGTGGGCACAGAGCTGCCATTTCGTCTCATGCACCCCAAACCTGAGGATAAGAACACAACAG ggccaTGCTGGGGCAAGTGCGATCCACTGCACTGTGCTTTATTTCACAGCAGATTGCTTTGCCCTTTCTATTTGTCTGCGAGTGGCATCGGAAGCACGCATCACTCAGAGTGA
- the SAG gene encoding S-arrestin isoform X4 — protein sequence MSCPESQKAASGKNASSPPKQVIFKKSTRDKALTIYLGKRDFIDHIRSVESVDGVVLVDPALIKGRKVYVTLTCAFRYGQEDIDVIGLTFRRDLFFSRVQVYPPADKPETLSHLQESLLKKLGKNAYPFLFTFPDYLPCSVCLQPAPRDVDKTCGVDFEVKAFSTENVEERTHKRSSARLLIRKVQYAPEERGPQPCAETTWQFFMSNKPLHLKACLSKEVYYHGEPIPVTITVTNSTEKTVKKIKVTVEQVANVVLYSSDYYTKVVAAEEAQEKVQPNSSLTKTLTLLPLLANNRATREIALDGKLKDEDTNLASSTIIKDGIDKTVMGILVSYKVRVKLTVSGMLGDFTSSEVGTELPFRLMHPKPEDKNTTVKQSWYLRSLLVSS from the exons ATGAGCTGCCCCGAATCTCAAAAGGCGGCGAGTGGGAAGAATGCCAGTTCCCCGCCAAAACAAGTTATCTTCAAGAAAAGCACCCGTGACAAAGCT CTGACCATTTATCTGGGAAAGCGTGACTTCATTGACCACATAAGGAGTGTGGAGTCTGTAG atgGTGTTGTATTGGTGGACCCTGCACTTATCAAGGGGAGAAAAG TGTACGTGACGCTGACCTGCGCTTTCCGCTACGGCCAGGAAGACATTGATGTGATCGGCCTCACCTTCCGCAGGGACCTCTTCTTCTCTAGGGTCCAGGTGTACCCGCCTGCTGACAAGCCAGAGACGCTCTCCCACTTGCAGGAATCTCTGTTAAAGAAGCTGGGCAAAAATGCTTACCCCTTTCTTTTTACA TTTCCAGATTACCTGCCTTGTTCAGTCTGCTTGCAGCCTGCACCTCGTGATGTTGATAAG ACCTGCGGGGTGGACTTTGAGGTGAAGGCTTTCTCGACAGAGAACGTGGAAGAGAGGACTCACAAGAG GAGCTCAGCGCGCCTGTTGATCCGTAAGGTACAGTATGCTCCGGAAGAGCGGGGACCTCAACCGTGTGCGGAGACTACCTGGCAGTTCTTCATGTCTAACAAGCCCTTGCACTTGAAAGCATGCCTCAGTAAAGAG GTGTACTACCATGGTGAGCCCATTCCAGTCACTATCACCGTCAccaacagcacagagaaaacGGTCAAGAAGATCAAAGTGACAg tggagcaggttgccaaTGTCGTTTTGTACTCAAGTGACTACTATACAAAAGTAGTAGCTGCAGAGGAAGCGCA GGAGAAGGTGCAGCCAAACAGCAGCCTCACCAAGACACTGACGCTTTTGCCCTTGCTAGCAAACAACCGGGCGACCCGAGAAATAGCCCTGGATGGAAAGCTAAAGGATGAAGACACCAACTTGGCTTCTAGTACCAT CATTAAGGATGGAATAGACAAGACGGTGATGGGGATTCTGGTTTCCTACAAGGTCAGAGTGAAGCTCACTGTCTCAGG CATGCTGGGAGACTTCACCTCCAG TGAGGTGGGCACAGAGCTGCCATTTCGTCTCATGCACCCCAAACCTGAGGATAAGAACACAACAG TGAAGCAGAGCTGGTATTTGAGGAGTTTGCTCGTCAGCAGCTAA
- the SAG gene encoding S-arrestin isoform X3, producing the protein MSCPESQKAASGKNASSPPKQVIFKKSTRDKALTIYLGKRDFIDHIRSVESVDGVVLVDPALIKGRKVYVTLTCAFRYGQEDIDVIGLTFRRDLFFSRVQVYPPADKPETLSHLQESLLKKLGKNAYPFLFTFPDYLPCSVCLQPAPRDVDKTCGVDFEVKAFSTENVEERTHKRSSARLLIRKVQYAPEERGPQPCAETTWQFFMSNKPLHLKACLSKEVYYHGEPIPVTITVTNSTEKTVKKIKVTVEQVANVVLYSSDYYTKVVAAEEAQEKVQPNSSLTKTLTLLPLLANNRATREIALDGKLKDEDTNLASSTIIKDGIDKTVMGILVSYKVRVKLTVSGMLGDFTSSEVGTELPFRLMHPKPEDKNTTGPCWGKCDPLHCALFHSRLLCPFYLSASGIGSTHHSE; encoded by the exons ATGAGCTGCCCCGAATCTCAAAAGGCGGCGAGTGGGAAGAATGCCAGTTCCCCGCCAAAACAAGTTATCTTCAAGAAAAGCACCCGTGACAAAGCT CTGACCATTTATCTGGGAAAGCGTGACTTCATTGACCACATAAGGAGTGTGGAGTCTGTAG atgGTGTTGTATTGGTGGACCCTGCACTTATCAAGGGGAGAAAAG TGTACGTGACGCTGACCTGCGCTTTCCGCTACGGCCAGGAAGACATTGATGTGATCGGCCTCACCTTCCGCAGGGACCTCTTCTTCTCTAGGGTCCAGGTGTACCCGCCTGCTGACAAGCCAGAGACGCTCTCCCACTTGCAGGAATCTCTGTTAAAGAAGCTGGGCAAAAATGCTTACCCCTTTCTTTTTACA TTTCCAGATTACCTGCCTTGTTCAGTCTGCTTGCAGCCTGCACCTCGTGATGTTGATAAG ACCTGCGGGGTGGACTTTGAGGTGAAGGCTTTCTCGACAGAGAACGTGGAAGAGAGGACTCACAAGAG GAGCTCAGCGCGCCTGTTGATCCGTAAGGTACAGTATGCTCCGGAAGAGCGGGGACCTCAACCGTGTGCGGAGACTACCTGGCAGTTCTTCATGTCTAACAAGCCCTTGCACTTGAAAGCATGCCTCAGTAAAGAG GTGTACTACCATGGTGAGCCCATTCCAGTCACTATCACCGTCAccaacagcacagagaaaacGGTCAAGAAGATCAAAGTGACAg tggagcaggttgccaaTGTCGTTTTGTACTCAAGTGACTACTATACAAAAGTAGTAGCTGCAGAGGAAGCGCA GGAGAAGGTGCAGCCAAACAGCAGCCTCACCAAGACACTGACGCTTTTGCCCTTGCTAGCAAACAACCGGGCGACCCGAGAAATAGCCCTGGATGGAAAGCTAAAGGATGAAGACACCAACTTGGCTTCTAGTACCAT CATTAAGGATGGAATAGACAAGACGGTGATGGGGATTCTGGTTTCCTACAAGGTCAGAGTGAAGCTCACTGTCTCAGG CATGCTGGGAGACTTCACCTCCAG TGAGGTGGGCACAGAGCTGCCATTTCGTCTCATGCACCCCAAACCTGAGGATAAGAACACAACAG ggccaTGCTGGGGCAAGTGCGATCCACTGCACTGTGCTTTATTTCACAGCAGATTGCTTTGCCCTTTCTATTTGTCTGCGAGTGGCATCGGAAGCACGCATCACTCAGAGTGA